The sequence AGACCTTCCTCCGAGTCGACCCGACCGGCCGCGACTTCGTCGCGGTATCGCCACCCGCCGCGCTGAACCACAACGGCTACTGGTGCGGCCAGCCGCTCCAGTGACGCCGAGGACCCCCGTCCCGCCTTCGCGGCCACCGCGGCCCGGGGGCCGAGGACCATCGACCGAGCTCGGCGCTTGCGACCTCACCGCGTTTTACGTTAGAGTTCATATCGAATCGTAATTTGGAGAGGGGGTGCCGTGCGGGACGAGCTGGCTCGTGGCCGGCCACGGGACCCCGGGATCGACGCGCGGGCGCTCGCCAGCGCCCGGGAGATCCTCGCCGAGGGCGGATTCGCGGCGACGACCGTGCAGGCCGTTGCCCGCCGCGCCGGAGTCGGCGCCTCGGCGATCTACCGGCGCTGGCCGTCGCGCGTCGCGCTCGTCGAGTCCGCTGTCTTCCCTGGGCCTGATGCTCTGAACCTGACCCACACCGGGGACATCGACGCCGACGTTCGCCGGCTGGTGGCCGCCTACTGTGGGCTGTTCGACTCGCCCGCGGCGCGAGCCGCCATCCCCGGTCTGTTCGCGGCCTACCAGTCCCAGCCAGACCGGCATCGCGTTGTGGTGGACCGGGTTGGCGAGGGTGTCCGACCCGCCTTCCGGGCCATGCTCGCCGCCGCCGCGCCGGGGAGCGTCGAGCCGGGCCTGGACCCGGACACCGTCCTGGACGTCCTGATCGGCGCCGCGCTGTACCGATCGTTCGTGCATCCCTTCACCGGGCGGGACAACCCACCGGATCGCATCGCCGAGTTCCTGCTGCGCGCACTGCGGCCCTGACCGGCGTCCGCGGCCGGCGGAATTCTCGATTGATTGTCACACGCACTGTGAATCGACGAATGCGTCGAGGCGGAGATGAGGGTCTGCATGCGAGCGGCGGTGCTGCGGGGTAGGCGGATAGAGGTCCGGGAAACCACGGATCCGGTGCCGGGCCCCGGCCAGATCCTCGTACGGACGTTGTCGTGCGCGATCTGCGCGTCCGACCTGCATTTCATGGACAACCCGGAGGGCGTGGCCGAGGACGACAGCGGTTTGTGGGACTACCACGAGGACCGCGACATCGTGATGGGTCACGAGTTCGTCGGCGAGATCGTCTCCTTCGGACCGGACACCGAGCAACGGCTGCCGGCCGGCACGCGGGTGACCAGCCTGCCAGTTCTCGTCGGGGCTGGACCGGTCCGCATCATTGGGTGCAGCCCGGAGGCGCCGGGAGGGTTCGGCGAGCTGATGCTGCTGACCGAATCGCTGGCCCGCGCGGTTCCCGACCACATTCCACCCGACCAGGTCGCGCTCGCGGACGCGTTCGCTGTCGGTGAGTACTACGTCCGGCGGGCGGCGCTCGACTCCCGCGACGTCCCCCTCGTGATCGGCGCGGGCGCGATAGGTCTGTCCGCCGTTGCCGCCCTGCGCCTACGCGGCGTCAGCCCGATTCTCGTGTCGGACTACAACACCGACCGGTTGGAGACGGCGCGCGTGCTAGGTGCCACCCACACGGTCAATCCGGCCGACGGGTCCCCGTACGACCTGTGGCGGGAGGTGGCGCTCGGCGGCGGTCCGGGCCGGCCCGCGTTCGGCGGCGCCGACCCGTCGGCACCGCGGTGTGTGGTGTTCGAGTTCGTCGGAAGGCCCGGTGTCCTCGACGGAATCATCCAGCAGTGCGAGCGTGGTACCCGCATCCTGACGGCGGGCGGCCCTCCGGAAGGCGACCACATCTCCTCCCTGGTGGCCAAGCGAAAAGGCGTCAACATCCAGTTCGGCGGTGGGCCGGACCGGAGGACTGGTACGGCACCCTGGACGCGATCTGCGCCGGCGAACTGGACGTGAGCCCGGTCATCGGGATGACGGTCGATCTGGACGGCGTCCCCGACGCCCTCCAGCTTGCCCGACGGGCCGACGGCCCGGCCCGCATCATGATCCGGCCCGCGGGCGGCAGGGGCGGGGAGGAAATCCGATGAGCGACACCGAACCGCTCGCGCAGCTGCGGGCGACCGTGGCCGCCCTCGGCGGGGGCCCCCGAGACGATGCGAGGGGTCGGCTCCATCGAGCTGTACGCCGAGCTCTACCGCTGACGTAGTCACCGCACCGGCCTGACGCTGCCGGCCGACGACGGATTCGTCAGACGATCACGCCCGTACCTCACGCGGCTGGGCTGCGCTCTGGCGACTGGTTCGGTAGCGGCCGGGACTAACGCAGCCCTCGGAAGGTCCGGCGCAGGTCGCTGACCCAGGCCTCAGGGTTCTCCCAGGGGATGAAGTGGCCGCCGTGCTCGTGAGCGTTGACGTTGACGTGGTTGCTCCAGGCGGCTTGCGGGCTGGCCTTGAACGCGCGGACGCGTTCGTCGGTGGTGTGGATGCCGGGTGGGTTCTCGTAGCTGACGAAGGTGAGGCCGACGGGGGCCTGCACCACCGGGACGCGGTCGTGGGCTGGGGTCCAGGGGTAGCGGTTGGCGTTGGCGTAGTAGCGCATCGATGTGGCGATGGAGTTGTTCGCCCAGTAGATCGTGGCGTGGGTGAGCAGGTCGTCCTTGGTGAAGACCGATTCAAGGTCGCCGCCGTTGTCGCTCCAGGCGTTCCAGCGTTCCAACAGCCAGGCGAGCAGTCCGGCGGGTGAGTCGCTCAGGCCGTGGGCGAGGGTGGCGCCGTCGAGCATGTGCACGGCGAGGTGGGACGCCGAGCGGCGGTCGCGCTCGATGATGCGGGCGCGGATGTCGGCGGGCTGGTCGTCGGTGAGGGGCTGCTTCTGGGCGAGGTCCCAGGCGCGCGGGCCGGTGAAGAAGTCGAGCGGCAGCCCGGAGGCGATGTGGATGCCGTAGAGCTCGTCGGGGTACTTGTGGCCCAGCTGGCTGCTGATAAGCCCGCCGATGTCGCAGCCGCCGGCCGCGTACTTCTCGTACCCCAGGGTCTCGGTCATCAGGGTGTGCCAGAGGTCGGCGACCTTCCAGAAGTTGACGTCGGGAAAGTCGGTGAGTGGGCCGGGGAAACCGAAGCCGGGCAGCGAGGGCACGAGAACGTCGAACGCGTCGGCGGGGTCGGCGCCGAACGCGCCCGGGTCGGCGAGCGGGTCGATCACCTTCGACCAGTGCCAGAACGTCCAAGGCCAGCCGTGGGTCAGAATCAACGGGATCGGGCGAGGCCCGCGGCCGGGCCTGCGCAGGAAGTGCACCGGGACACCGGAGACGTCCACCTGGTAGTGCTCGTAGGCGTTGATGGCCGCCTCGGCCCCGCGCCAGTCGTAGCCGTCCCGCCAGTAGGCGACAAGATCACCCAGATAGCTTTCCGGGACGCCGTAGAACCAGTCCGCATTCCCCTCGTCCAGTGGCGGACGGGTGAGTGTGAGACGGACACGGAGGTCATCGAGGACCTCGTCGGAGACGCGGATCGGGGTTGGCTCCAGGGGAAATCGGGTCATGTCATTCTCCTCGCCCGCGGTCGGGACCGCTCGACGGCTCGGTCGGTGCCTCGTGGGCGATGGCGACCAGCCGGGACAGGACTTCCTGGGCCTCGGCGAGCACAGCCCGGTCGTGGTCGTCCAGCCGGTCGGTCAACCGCTCCAGCCGCGCGACTCGGTCGGCGTGCCGGGACTGGACGACCGTCTCGCCGGCCGAGGTCAGCGAGAGCAGCGCCGCACGGCCGTCGCTCGGATCAGGCCGGCGGGATACCAGGCCGGCCGCCTGCAGTTTTGCGACCAGGCTGGTCAGAGCCGGCTGTTTGATCTGCTCGGTCGCCAACAGCTCGGTGAGCCGCATCGGCCCGCCACGCGAGAGGCTATGGAGCACCGACAGCGTCGAGAAGTTCAGTCTCTGCACCGACGCGAGCCGGATGAAGACCGTGTTGAAGTCCTCGATCACCGTCGCCAGGCGATCGACATCGAGCGATCTGCCTGTCGCTGATCGACCCACACCCCGACTATATCAATCTTCGATGTAAATCGTTGCGCGAGGAGCTGGACCTGGCCAGGCGGCACACGACCGTCCAGCACCGGCCGCGGACCGTCAGGGGGGCGGCGCGGTGTCGGCCTTCCATCCCCTAAAGGCCGCGAGCAGCTTGTCGCGCATGTCCGGTCGAAGCTCGTCCTGCTGGAGCGTGCCGGCCAGCCGGATGGTGTCGCGCATCTGCTCGACGTAGGCGTCGCAGCCGTCGCACAGGTCGAGGTGTTCGGTGAATCGCCGACGGGTGTCCGCGTCCAGCGCTCCTTCGAGATAGTCGGTGACGATCTCGACGAGCTCATCGCAGTCGATCTCCAGGCCGCGGGTCATGCCTGTGCCTCGTTCATGTAGTCCTCCAGCACCTGCCGCAGCCTGGCCCGCCCGCGGTGCAGCAGCACCCGCTGGTTGCCCGGTTCGATGTCGAGCAGCGCGCAGACCTCGTCCGCGTCCAGCCCCTGCACGTCGCGCAGGTGCACGACGGTGCGTTGCCGGGACGGCAGCGCGTCGAGGGCGGCGCGCAGCCGGGTGCGGACCTCGTGGGACAGCAGGGCCGACTCGGGCAGGTCCCAGGGCCGGGGCGCGGTCGCCCAGTGCCCCGGCCACTCGTCGCCGGGTGGGCGGAACCGGCTGGGGTTGACCGTCGGGCCGCTCTCGCCCTCGGGAAACGCGGTGCTGAACGGGACACTGCGGCGCTCGCGCGCGCCCCGGCTTCGGGCGAGATTGAGCAGGATGGCGAACACCCAGGTTCGTAGGCTGGACCGGCCCTCGAACCGGTCGAGGCCGGTCAGCACGGCCAGCCACGTCTCCTGTACGACCTCCTCAGCCACGGTCCGGCTAGGCACATGGCCCGCCGCGACCGCCAGCATCGCCGGTGCCATCCGGTCGACCAGGTCCGCGAAGGCCGCCTCGTCACCGGACCGCAGCGCCTGAACGACGCGGGCGTCCTCGGTGCTCGCAGCCGAGCTGGCCGGCGCAGTCCCTCGAACCTCCACGAAACGGAACCTAGGCGGCACCGGGCGGCACCACAATCTCCCGCGCCCACCGCGCCCAGGGAGTTTGGCCGGGCGCCCCGGCGCTCGCGGGAAACGGTCAGTCCAGAGGTTGTCGATGAGCAGGCGCTGCCTGATGACTGTCGCGCGCGCGACGTTGTGGGGTTCCGTGTAACGCCTGGCCTTCTGTGACGACTGTGCTGGCGTCCGAGTAGCGCGGTGACGGGGAGGCCCGGATGACGGGTGCGGAGATGGTCGTCGAAGCGGTGGCGGCCGACGAGGTCGCGGGCGGTGCGCCGTGGGAGGTCGTGATTGCCGACTGGGCGGCGCTGCCAGCACGGGAGCCCGTCCGGGCGGTGGTGGACGGCCTCGACCTGGTGGTGGTGCGTCTGCGCTCGGACAGTCCGGGAAGCGGGGCGGCGGGCGCGGACGGTGCCGATGGGGCTGACAGGGCCGATGGGGCTGACAGGGCCCACCTGGCTGATGGGGCGGTGGCGGTGTACGAGGGGCGGTGCCCGCACCGCGGCGCGCTCCTGGCCGACGGCCGGATCGAGGGGCACAGCATCGTGTGCGGCGTGCACGGCTGGGACTTCCGGCTGGACACCGGGGTGAGCGACTACGACCCTTCGCAGCGGCTGCACCGCTTGCCGGCCCGGGTGCGCGCGGACCGGATGGTCGTGGTCGACCGGCGCGAGCTGGACGCCTACCGGGCGGTGAAGCCGCAGACGGCGGTGACCGACGTGTACGCCCGGCTGTTCGCCGACCCTCATCAGGCCAGTGCGGAGGAGCCGTACGTCGGGGAGATCCACGAGCTGGCCGCGGACGGGCTGACCAGGCTCGGTCACCACGGCCGGACGGCGGCGATGGGCGTGCCACGGACCGAGCTGCCGAAATGGGAGGACCTGCAGATCCTCACCGCACAGCTGTCCCGGTTTCCGCTGCTGGACGACGAACCGGTCGGCACCGACGTGGTGATCGGGCCAGCAGCGGCGCGGCCGTTGCGGCTGGACATTCCGCTGTTCGTCTCCGACATGAGCTTCGGCGCGCTGTCCGCCGAGGCCAAGCGAGCGCTGGCTGCCGGCGCGGAGGCGGCCGGGACCGCGATCTGCTCGGGCGAGGGCGGGATGCTGCCGGAGGAGCAGCAGGCCTGCTCCCGCTACCTCTACGAGCTGGCGTCGGCGCGGTTCGGCTGGGACGAGGGGCACCTGGCGCAGGTGCAGGCGCTGCACCTCAAGCTCGGGCAGGGAGCGAAGACCGGCACCGGCGGGCACCTGCCAGGCCACAAGGTCACCGGCCGGATCGCGCAGGTCCGCGGGCTGCGGGAGGGCCAGCCGGCGATCTCGCCGGCTCGCTTCCGGGACTGGCGGTCGCTGGATGACGCCCGCGACCTGGTGAACCGGGTGCGCGAGGTCTCCGGGGGCATCCCGGTCGGGGTGAAGATGTCCGCGCAGCACGTGGAGTCCGACCTGGACGCCGCCCTGTCGCTTGGCGTGGACTACGTGATCCTCGACGGCCGGGGTGGCGGTACCGGTGCCGCACCGACGATCTTCCGGGACAACATCAGTGTGCCGTCGATGGCGGCGCTGGCCCGGGCCCGCCGCCATCTCGACCGGGTCGGCGCGGAGCAGGTCAGTCTGGTCGCGACCGGCGGACTGCGCCGGCCCGCGGACTTCGTCAAGGCACTCGCGCTGGGCGCGGACGCAGTGGCCGTGTCGAACTCCGCGCTGCAGGCCATCGGCTGCGTGGGGATGCGCGCCTGCCACACCGACAACTGCCCGATGGGCATCGCCACCCAGAAGCCACACCTGCGGGCCCGGCTGCCGGTCGAGCGGGCCGCCGGCCAGCTGACGCGGTTCCTGACCTCGTCGGTCGAGCTGATGGCGGTACTGGCCCGGGCGTGCGGCCACCGGCACCTGTCCGGGTTCAGCGCGGACGATCTGACGAGCTTCAAGCGGGACGTGGCCGATCTGGTCGGCGTGGCCTACGCCGGCGTCCGCTGACCCCCCGCTGCCGGGACCTACGCCGCTCCGTCGCACAGCCAACAACGACCGACAGGATCGTGGAGACCAGATGAGCGAGAACATCAGCCGGCACTCCGGTGTCGACGACACCTTCGTCCGTACCCGGGCGGCGCTGCACGCCGTCGCCGAGCACGTGCTGGCCGCCGCGCGGTACCGAGCCATCGGCCGCATCGGTCTGGTCGTCACCCCGGGTGGGTTCGGTACGCCGCCGTTCGGTGCCGAAGAGCGGGTCGTCGCGGTCGACGGCACCGACCTGGTCGTCAGGTCCGGCGGTACGGACGGGGCTTCGGCCGTGAGACGGGCGCCGCTGCGCACCCTGGCCGCGGCCGCGGCGCTCACCGGGCTGCCCGCGCCCGGAGGCCCGGCCGACGTCTACCACCTGAACACGCCGTGCGACCCGGACGCGGCGCTGGACGTCGACCCGGACGCGGCCCGCCGCATCGCCGACTGGTACGCGCTCGGCGACGCGGCGCTGCGCCAGTGGTGTGCCGAGATCCCTGCCGACGAACCCAGCGGCGTCACGCTCTGGCCCGAGCACGCTGACGTCGCGATCCGTGCCGCGGACATCAACTATGGCGCGTCGCCCGGCGACGATTACGTCTCCGAGCCCTACCTCTACGTCGGCCCGCCGGCGCCCCCGCCGCCAACCGAGGACGGGTTCTGGAACGCGCCCTTCGGGGCGTTCCTCACCTGGGACAAGGTGAGCTCCGTCGCCGACGCCGTCGACTTCTTCCGTCAGGGCCGCCAACTCGCCCGCCGCTGACGGCTGGCGGCGGGCGAGTCGGCGGCGACGGCCACGGAGGGCCCAGGGATGACGGCGTCGGTCAGCCGGCGAGGGTGCGCTCGAGGGCGAGCGGGTCGCCGAGGTAGAGCGAGCCAGCCCCCGCCGAGGCGTCGTCGGGCCAGATCACCGTCTGCCCGGCGGTGAGCCCGGCGACGATCCTTTCCGCGACGGTCTCGGGCGCGGCCTTGTCGGCGTCGACTCCGGCGAGCATGTCGGTGTCGATGCCGCCGGGGTAGGCACCGATGACCTCGACGCCCTTGCCCCGCAGCTCGGCCCGCAGCGACTGGGTGATCGAATGCGCGGCGGCCTTCGAGGCGCAGTAGCCCGCCATTCCTGCCACGGGCGCCAGCGCGATCAGGGTGAGCACGTTGACGATCGCGCCCGGGGCGTTCGTGGTCAGAACCGGGGCGAAGGCCTGGCTCACTCGCAGCAGACCGATGTAGTTGGTCAGCGCGTCACGCTGGAAGAGATCCAGGTCCGCGTCGAGGGCGGTGCCGAACCCGAGCACCCCGGCGTTGTTGACCAGCAGGGTGACGTCCGCCGCCGCCTTCGCCGCCGCGTCCACGCTCGCCTGGTCGGTCACGTCCAGGGCCAGCGTGCTGACCCGCGGGTGGCTGCTGACGACCGGGTCGACGGTGTGGGGGTCGCGCGCCGTGGCGTAGACCTTGCTGGCGCCGGCGTCCAGGAGGCGGTCAACCAGCCGGGCGCCCAGGCCTCGGTTGGCACCGGTCACCAGGGCGATGCTGCCGTCGACGTTCATGGTTCGCCTTCCGGTTGAAGTGTGGGACACGAAAACCGTATGGCGCAGATAGTCGGCAATCGATGCTAGAAAATCTCAGATTCTTGTCCAAACGTCTCACCGAACGATGCATCGGGTACCTATCGGTAGTGTGCGATCGTGGATCTGCTCGCCGACGTGCTGGACGTCGCCGGAGTGCGTGGCACCGTCGCCGCCACGGTGCACGCCGGTGACCCGTGGGGGCTGCGGCTGTTCGGGGTCCCAGGCGCCGCCTTCCACGCCGTGACCGCGGGCGCCGCCTGGCTGCGCCTCCCCGGAGAACCGCCGCTGCGGCTCATGCCGGGCGACGTGGTCCTCCTGCCGACCGGTTCCGAGCATGGGCTCGCGGGGGATCCCGCCGGTCCGCTGGAGCCCTTCGACCACGCCGCGTCGAAGGCCGCGCTCGCCGCCGGTGGCCGGCTCGACCTCGGACCACCCCCCGCGCGGACCAGGATCCTGTGCGCCTCCTACCGGCACGACCCGGCCGTCACCACCCCGCTGTTCACCCTGCTGCCCGAAGTCGTCCACGTGCCCGCGGGGGCGCCGGGAGCCGGCCTGCTCGCCGACACCGTCCGGTTGCTGTCCGGCGAGCTCGCCGAGCCCGGGCCAGCCAGCACCACGCTGCTCGACCGGCTCGTCGACGTGCTGCTCATCCAGGTCCTGCGAGCCTGGCTGCGCGCCGAACCCGCGTCGCCGTCGCTCTCCTGGCTGCGCGCCCTCAACGATCCGACCATCAGCGCGGCACTCACCGCGCTGCACGCCGACCCGGGCCGGGCCTGGACGCTGCCCGCGCTCGCCGACCACGTCGCCGTCTCCCGAGCCACCCTCGCCCGGCGCTTCCCCGGCCTCGTCGGCGAGACGCCGGCCGCCTACCTGACCCGCTGGCGCATGGACCTGGCGGCACGCCGCCTGCGCGACACCGACGACCCGATCGACACCGTCGCCCGTTCCGTCGGCTACACGTCGGAGTACGCGTTCTCCCGCGCCTTCTCCCGTGGCCGCGGCCTCCCGCCGGGCCGCTACCGGGCGCAGGCACGCGGGAAGATCACTTAAGCGGCTCCGTCCACCGGCGTGTAACGGTTGGCCACTGTCAGGGGACTTGGGTGGCGTCCACAGCTCGCACGACTGGGAGGCACCCGATGAGTGACACCGCGCCGGCCGCCCCGTCCAGGCTGGCCCGGCGGCTGGTGCCGTTGCAGGTCGCGGTGGGTCTGTCCGGCATGGTCCTATGGGTCCCCGTCGAGAAGCTGTTCATGACGCAGATCGGCTTCACGCCAGGAACGGTCGCGATCATGGCCGCCGCGTACGCCGCCGTCG is a genomic window of Pseudofrankia inefficax containing:
- a CDS encoding glutamate synthase-related protein, translating into MTGAEMVVEAVAADEVAGGAPWEVVIADWAALPAREPVRAVVDGLDLVVVRLRSDSPGSGAAGADGADGADRADGADRAHLADGAVAVYEGRCPHRGALLADGRIEGHSIVCGVHGWDFRLDTGVSDYDPSQRLHRLPARVRADRMVVVDRRELDAYRAVKPQTAVTDVYARLFADPHQASAEEPYVGEIHELAADGLTRLGHHGRTAAMGVPRTELPKWEDLQILTAQLSRFPLLDDEPVGTDVVIGPAAARPLRLDIPLFVSDMSFGALSAEAKRALAAGAEAAGTAICSGEGGMLPEEQQACSRYLYELASARFGWDEGHLAQVQALHLKLGQGAKTGTGGHLPGHKVTGRIAQVRGLREGQPAISPARFRDWRSLDDARDLVNRVREVSGGIPVGVKMSAQHVESDLDAALSLGVDYVILDGRGGGTGAAPTIFRDNISVPSMAALARARRHLDRVGAEQVSLVATGGLRRPADFVKALALGADAVAVSNSALQAIGCVGMRACHTDNCPMGIATQKPHLRARLPVERAAGQLTRFLTSSVELMAVLARACGHRHLSGFSADDLTSFKRDVADLVGVAYAGVR
- a CDS encoding RNA polymerase sigma factor codes for the protein MEVRGTAPASSAASTEDARVVQALRSGDEAAFADLVDRMAPAMLAVAAGHVPSRTVAEEVVQETWLAVLTGLDRFEGRSSLRTWVFAILLNLARSRGARERRSVPFSTAFPEGESGPTVNPSRFRPPGDEWPGHWATAPRPWDLPESALLSHEVRTRLRAALDALPSRQRTVVHLRDVQGLDADEVCALLDIEPGNQRVLLHRGRARLRQVLEDYMNEAQA
- a CDS encoding MarR family winged helix-turn-helix transcriptional regulator; the protein is MGRSATGRSLDVDRLATVIEDFNTVFIRLASVQRLNFSTLSVLHSLSRGGPMRLTELLATEQIKQPALTSLVAKLQAAGLVSRRPDPSDGRAALLSLTSAGETVVQSRHADRVARLERLTDRLDDHDRAVLAEAQEVLSRLVAIAHEAPTEPSSGPDRGRGE
- a CDS encoding SDR family NAD(P)-dependent oxidoreductase codes for the protein MNVDGSIALVTGANRGLGARLVDRLLDAGASKVYATARDPHTVDPVVSSHPRVSTLALDVTDQASVDAAAKAAADVTLLVNNAGVLGFGTALDADLDLFQRDALTNYIGLLRVSQAFAPVLTTNAPGAIVNVLTLIALAPVAGMAGYCASKAAAHSITQSLRAELRGKGVEVIGAYPGGIDTDMLAGVDADKAAPETVAERIVAGLTAGQTVIWPDDASAGAGSLYLGDPLALERTLAG
- a CDS encoding epoxide hydrolase family protein; translated protein: MTRFPLEPTPIRVSDEVLDDLRVRLTLTRPPLDEGNADWFYGVPESYLGDLVAYWRDGYDWRGAEAAINAYEHYQVDVSGVPVHFLRRPGRGPRPIPLILTHGWPWTFWHWSKVIDPLADPGAFGADPADAFDVLVPSLPGFGFPGPLTDFPDVNFWKVADLWHTLMTETLGYEKYAAGGCDIGGLISSQLGHKYPDELYGIHIASGLPLDFFTGPRAWDLAQKQPLTDDQPADIRARIIERDRRSASHLAVHMLDGATLAHGLSDSPAGLLAWLLERWNAWSDNGGDLESVFTKDDLLTHATIYWANNSIATSMRYYANANRYPWTPAHDRVPVVQAPVGLTFVSYENPPGIHTTDERVRAFKASPQAAWSNHVNVNAHEHGGHFIPWENPEAWVSDLRRTFRGLR
- a CDS encoding anti-sigma factor family protein produces the protein MTRGLEIDCDELVEIVTDYLEGALDADTRRRFTEHLDLCDGCDAYVEQMRDTIRLAGTLQQDELRPDMRDKLLAAFRGWKADTAPPP
- a CDS encoding TetR/AcrR family transcriptional regulator, whose product is MRDELARGRPRDPGIDARALASAREILAEGGFAATTVQAVARRAGVGASAIYRRWPSRVALVESAVFPGPDALNLTHTGDIDADVRRLVAAYCGLFDSPAARAAIPGLFAAYQSQPDRHRVVVDRVGEGVRPAFRAMLAAAAPGSVEPGLDPDTVLDVLIGAALYRSFVHPFTGRDNPPDRIAEFLLRALRP
- a CDS encoding AraC family transcriptional regulator, which produces MDLLADVLDVAGVRGTVAATVHAGDPWGLRLFGVPGAAFHAVTAGAAWLRLPGEPPLRLMPGDVVLLPTGSEHGLAGDPAGPLEPFDHAASKAALAAGGRLDLGPPPARTRILCASYRHDPAVTTPLFTLLPEVVHVPAGAPGAGLLADTVRLLSGELAEPGPASTTLLDRLVDVLLIQVLRAWLRAEPASPSLSWLRALNDPTISAALTALHADPGRAWTLPALADHVAVSRATLARRFPGLVGETPAAYLTRWRMDLAARRLRDTDDPIDTVARSVGYTSEYAFSRAFSRGRGLPPGRYRAQARGKIT